aattataaaaaatatatattttaaatgatgatagaatttttagatatgtgtatctttaagtaatttaataagataaattaattaattttaaattcttttaagtattaaaaattcaacaccatgatttaaaatttaaaattagttaaattataattacttaaaatgcagaaatttaaaaattatttatttgtattattttttaattttattttattataataaaaattttaattaaaataaaaatataaaaagtcttcCCGACTGCTGGCAGTCGGGGAAACCTGGCTTTCCCAACTGCTGGCAGTCGGGGATTTCAGTAATCCCCGCACCTTGCGGTGCGGGGGTTGCTGAAACTCCCGCATCGCGAGGTGCGGGAATTGctgaaatccccgcacctcgcaGTGCGGGGTTGCTAAAACTCttgcaccgcgaggtgcggagatTGTTGAAATCCCCGCACCTTGCTGTGCGGGGGTTGCTAAAAACCTCCGCACCGTGAGGTGCGAAGGTTttcatggccgcggccatgcttttgtgtgtgtgagtgtgtttatatatatatatatatgtgtgtgtatgagtgtgtgtgtatatatatatatgtgtgtgtgctggattgttgtatatatatatgggtgtgtgtgtgagctTGCTAGTTGCATGGTCGCggttgccatggccgcggccatgctctgtatatatatatatatgtatgtgtttgtgtgtatataatgtaggagggaaagagagatgcgAGATGATGGTCGGAGAAGAGGGTTGGCTGTGGGCTGTGGGGAgataaaatagatattttaaaattattagaaattttgatgggacgtggattatgaagagtaattttttGGGTTCGCGATAGAATTTCCCAAACCTCAAGCTTACAGGAAATTGACAAATTTTGCAGATAAACCTAATTGGAGTAAATTCAAGCTTAAAAACAAAGTAATCCTAATCCTAAATTCAAACTCAGAATTCAATTAATCTGTAATCTCTATTATTAACCGTGAAGAAGAATAGGATAATGGATGTGACAGTTGTTCGTTTCCATGGAGAATAGACCCTTTCGTGCAGTAAAATCCacatttgtataaaaaattgtaACCTTTAAGAATTTCCAAGTGACCAAATTAGAAAACAGAATTCATATCTTTTCAGACTTTCCTATTTGACTTTGTGGAGGAATTGCGTGTCCCCAGGATCTTTTTTCCAGCTGTTTAGACTGTGTCTCCTGGGTTATACTTTATCAATATAACTTTaagaattataaaaaagaaaaagaaaaaaacacagTGCTTCAGTGACTCATTTGCAAAAGAAAGAATTTATATCGAAAGAAGACTTTGCAGTTCTGAAAATGTTTCCAATCATAATCAAGAATAAATTCTGCGCAAAAGCAAACTGTTGCAACAAGATATTGGCAAAAGTTGTGAGAACACAAGGGAAATCAAGATGAGGCAACGGGCATGGAATTATTTACTGTTGTTCCCACATTCTGAATCACAAATTCATAGATCTTCCTCTTTAGCTGCTCGATCTTCCCTGTCAGGACTTCGTCCTGTTTTGATGCCACGCGATCAAACCAGTCGTTGACTCGCTTCAGCTGTGATAGTGCTGCAGCAATTGGCGCACAGTCCAGGCCACCGTCGGGGGAATACTTCCCAAGCACCCGGAAACCAGCATCCAGGGCCTCTTCAACAAACTGAATGAACCACATTTGCATCTCTGACTGCAAATTCATGGCAAGTTTGATAGTTTCATTCATTCCATGGCCTCTCGTCCACATCTTAGTAGCATCCATGGGCAGTGATGGAGGGACTGATGTGTGGTTTCTGGAAGCCGCATTGAGAGAGTGTCTTTTCGAGGAGGAGCTTTTCTGCAAAGTTGGCTGGGGCTCAATGATTTGGTTATTAAGGAGAGAGACAATTTCAAGATCTGTGGCCAGAGCAGCTTCAACCCAAAGATAACTAGATCTTGAATGCTCTGTCAATGTATTCTTGTTAGGACTGGCAGAATTGTGGTTGACTGCAATTGATTCAACAGTAGCTGTTGATTTCACGATTTCATCATATATTGACATAAAGCGATCAATAGTTGGTAAAGGGTTTCCTGCCTTTGCTGAAGAACAAAGATCTGAAAACATgctgaaaaaaaagaaagcatgGAGAATCACGATCACATAAAGCTGTAAAAATAAAGCCACGCATCAGATTGTAAAATTGAACGCAATATCAAATTTATTGCTAAATCACCCGGTGGGTCTGATGAATGAATTTTCAGTGAGTTCCCAAGCAAATTAACACAACCATATCAACTCAGATGTCTGTTCTTCAACCTCACACAGAGATATCAACTCAGCTCCTAAGATGTTAACAAAATCGACTTCGCTTGGACTGAATGTTTGTCTGCTTGGAGAGGGAGAGGATTTTACCTTAAGCTCCTTATAATAGAATCAGTGGCAATAGCCTCCTCCAGTGCTTCAGCTGCAGCTGTAGAAGCAAGAGCCTTCCTGTGCATAGCTTCCTGAATTGTGTCAACATGAGGAAACTGGAAATCAGGTCCCGATGGCAGGGGATGATTTAGTTAAGTGATTTCTATTTTAACTGAGTTTGATGGTAATCATTTCAAAACTTGCCCTGCTGTTAAATTATGATAATCATTCCATGGGGACTAATTTGGTAGATTTAATGTACTTCAGTACTAGCTACTTGaataagtttgataatttttcatatgtacCTTCCCAAGATTTGCAAGGCTTGTAGATACTGCATCCAATGAAATACTGCCATCTGACCATTTCTTTTCATGAAAAGTGATTCTTGGAGCTGGGCAAGTTGGCATGTCAGGCACCAAAGCACCACCTTTGGTCAGGCTAGATTTTCCTTTTTCGCTAGTTTCAGAATCATCTTTGCTGCATTTCTGAACATCCACGTCACTTAGGCGCCTTGAAATAGCAGCCTGAAAATGTTCACCGAAGGCAATCAATTAAAACTACTCGTTAGGATGAAAGAGCTATACAAAAATGGGTAGAAGGAAGAACACAAGAAACACtagaatgagaaaaaataggtaAAAGTTAAGCAGATTGATATCCCCACAATTCAAAAGTAAATTACCAAAAAGAATTAAAGATGCAAAAAAATCAGTTAGAATGGATGAATCTTTTTGCAGATACAACACTTTGGGTCTAAGTCAATTGGTACCCTGATAACTGAAATTCATATTATGGCATATGGTGTTGTCAAAGTTGCAATGATTTATTTTGGCGTGGAAGAACGGGAGGCTCCCCCATGAACTATTCTAAGTTCCATTCTTATCTGTCAATAAGATAGATATGTGCAGAGCAGATGAAATAGAACAAATATTTAGTAAAATAGGAAGACAAACACTAAAAAGAACTTGATGGCAGACCCTAAGGTTTCATATTAATAATAGGACTCTAAAGAAGATAATgctagagataaaaataaaaggaatacTAGGATGCATGTAACCAGGATAAAAGCTTGTTATGTTGTTGCTAGGTCTACGACATAGGATCTTGCAAGATGCCAAGTGGCCAAATTGATGCTTGAAGGGATGACTAAAGAGGAAGGCACGAGTGAACTGAATTCACCATACAAGCAGAGCTTGACAAGCATGCTAGCAGGCAAGAGCAGCCTACAGCTTGATACTTGTACACAAGGCagcaagaaaaagaatttgGCAACATGAAGTGTATAATCTGACTGTTACTTTTGCATATGTTGTACACAACCGCTAGAAACATATGATGGTTCAGTCATGTCTAAAGAAGAACGCCTACGAAGGATTAACGGCCCTTAAATTAGTCACATGCCCATGGCTTTTCCGTGGCTCAAGTAAAACTCTCATCTAATCACCTGAAGAGCAGTATAAGCACAAAATGACAAGAAGAAAGGCAATTCACCTAAAGCTGCAAGGACTAAAACGAAAAGGCTCAACTCGATCTAACACACACCTTAATCCTACACCACAAAGACCTTTCTCTCCGATAATATCGCAAACACATAACGAGCATGCTGCAATTATAAACCATTTGTCTGATCAAGAACAAATTATGATGAAATTACCTGAGTACGTAAAATTGCTTGCAAGTCCGGCTTGTTTTTGGTTGAACCCTTCTCTTTCTGCTCGGTAGAGGCGGTCTCGGACTCCGTCGACGGTGGTTCATCCGCCCAGCTCTTCCTCATTCCCTTTCCAGATGCCACAAGTGCCTCTGAGACCTTCGAAATCCCAGCGGCTGGAGGCaccattttcttcttattagCTGAATCGACAGCGGCGAGAATCGGCGACACCTTGATTCCACTGGACAATCTCCTCGCCGGCGAAAGGGACATTCTCCTCCCATTCGGCGAGGGCTGTTTCCGGCCAGTCGGCGACGGCTGTCGATACCTGGACGGCACTACAATCGCCGGTTCTCTCGACGTTCTCCTATTCTCTTCTCGAGCAGCAACCAAACTTGGAACCACACATTTTGACGGCACCGGCGAGGACGAGCGCTTCGTCTTTCCCGCCGGCGACTGATCTCTCTCAATTGCCGGCAGATTCTTCTTCCTCGAAGCTGCGGGCGAAGAAAACCTCTGAGGCTTTTCAGAAACCTTCAGATTCACTTCCTCTTCTTTCTGAACATTATCTCTAGGCGCCAAAACCCTTCTTGCACTATACTTCTtaacctcatttttcttttcctcacAATCAATCTCAGCTTCTTTAACCTTTTTAGTTAACAAAGCTGCAATCGGATCAGTCGCCGGATCCGAGTCCAAAACGGGTTGGATGACGAACTCACGGCTTGAGGCGGAAATGCGTGCGACGAGGGGTTCGGGAGTGCCGACGAAGGGGTGGCGGCCGGCGATGGGGCGAAGCCCGGAGGCGCGAGGGACCGGGGAGTCGAAGACGAAGCGGTCGACATAGACGAACTGGCCTAGCTGGAGGCGGTTGGAAAGGATGAGGTCGATGTCGCGGTCGGAGAGGGAGACGTAGGTGGAGTGGATGGAGTCCGAAAGTTGGACAAAGAAACCGTGGTTAGGCCAAAGATCTTCGCCGGAGGAGCCAGACAGAGCCGGGACGATGCCGATGACTTGGAGGAGCGGAGAACGGTGGTCACCGGTGACTCTGGCGGCGGAGTTCATCGACTGGAGGAGCTTCAGAAGAATTCCGGCGGTGAGGGTCGCCATTGAAGAAAAATGTGAGAGAAATGCGAAGAAAGAGTTTAGGGCTTCGTGAGGAAGGATAACAGATCGAAGTTcatgagagagacagagacagagaggggagggggggggggggggggggggggagggtttCATGTGGAATTGAAAGGGCAAATAAGACCGTTACTTCAATTTGAAAACGCCCGCTTTTTCGCATAATTTGAATTAAGGTGGGGGCGGAGATGTAACGGGTCTGTGATCCGCACCACGCAGTTAGATCTCGAGCAAAATGATGCAGTCACCGCAGGTAAATTAGTTtttgtggttttattttttattaataaattttaattttaatttttgtatctcacctataatttttactattataaaaatttagtatttattttataatttaataataaatattattgtattaaaatttaatatatttttaaaatcaatttactaatatttttaaataatttttaaaattaattccatattaaataattttaaaatattaaaatattaaaaataatattttaacaaccATATTCCAACGATTATATTCTAACGGCCATATTTCAACGACTATATTTCAACGgttatattttaacaattataaaTAGTCACCATATAAAGCACTAACTTCTACAGATTCGTAGTCAATCTTTGATAATCTCGCATTAGTTACTATATCCAACAACATCCGTATATTCCTCTAAATGATTCATGAGTAAATTGAAGATGATGAGTCTATTGCTATAGCTTTAGTTGAACACTATATTcagtctatgaattatgattctGTATCATATCCTAATGGATCTGTGATGAACCACTATATCATCAATCGTAATAAAGTTGAAGGTCATGAGAGATTTTATTGTGATTATTTTGCTAATTCCCCTACATATCCACCACAATTATTTCGTAAAAAGTTTCGTATGCGTCGAtcattatttttacaaatttaaacaataattgaaTCATATGATTAATACTTTGTTCAAAGATTTGATGTCGTAAGAGTTGAAGGTCAAagattttgtagttttattttttattaataaattttaattttaatttttttatctcacctataatttttactgttataaaaatttagtatttattttataatttaataataaatattcttgtattaaaatttaatattatttaatatatttttaaaatcaatttactaatatttttaaatattttttaaaattaattccataataataaatttaaaattttaaaatgttaaaaataatatttcaacaaCCATATTCCAACGACTATATTCTAACAACTATATTCCAACAACCACATTCTAACGGCTATATTCTAACGGTCATATTTCAACGACTATATTTCAACGATcatatttttacaattataattaGTCACCATATAAAGCACCAACTTTTACGAATTCGTCACCAATCTTTGATAATCTCACATTAGTCACCATGTCCAACAACATTCGTATATTCCTTCGAATGATTCATGAAGAAATTGAAGACGATAAAGATGATGAGTCTATTGCTACAATCTTAGTTGAACATTATATTCAGTCTACGAATCACGATTCTGTATCACATCCTAGTGGATCATTGATGAACCACCATGTCATCAATCGCAATAGAGTTGAAGGTCATGAGAGACTTTATTGTGATTATTTTGCTAATTCTCCTACATATCCACCATAATTATTTCGTAGAAGGTTTCGTATGCTTCGAtcattatttttacaaattcaaATAGCAATTGAATCACATGATCAATACTTTGTTCAAAGATTTGATGCCGTAGGAGTTCATGGATTATCATCATTCCAAAAAGTTACAACTATATTAAGGATGCTTACATATGGATCACTTACAGATGCTGTAGATTAATATATTATGATTGACGAAAATACAACAATAGAGATTTTGAAGAGATTCATGAAAACAATAATTGAAGTATTTGGCAAGCAATATTTGAGAAGGTCAAATAATATTGATATTGTAAGGTTAATGACAGTGGCTGACCAGCATGGGTTTTCAGGAATGTTGGGCAGCATTGATTGTATGCATTGGAAGTTGAGAAATTGTCCAACTGCATGGGATGAAATGTATACAGATCATGCTCGTGAGCCAAccattattttgaaaacaatagTTTCTTATGATCTATGGATATGGCATGTCTTTTTTGGATTATTGAGATCATTAAACAATATTAATATGTTAGATATATCCTATGTATTCTCAGAATTGATAGAAGATCGCaatcctaaaataaaatacactatCAATGGACATGAATATGTCATGGGATATTATCTTGCCGATACTATATATCCTTCGTGGCCAACTTTTGTCAAAACTATTCTGTCTCCACAAATGAATAAAGAGAAGTATTTTGCTGCACAATAAGAATATTCTAGAAAAGATGTTGAACGAGCATTTGGAGTCCTATAATCAAGATTTACAATAGTATGTGGGCCGTCACGTTTTTGGGATGTTGAAACACTCAAATATATTATGACGGCTTGCATAATATTGCACAATATGATAGTTGAAGATGAACGTGATACAATTCATGAAGATATGAATTTTAACTATGATACAGTTGTTGGCACTCCAACAATTGAATTGTCTCACAATCGCACAAATGAAATGATGAAGTTTATACAGGTTCACCATCAAATTCGAGATAAACAAACACATATTCAACTCCAAAATGATTTTGTGGAGCATTTGTGAAAACTGCATGGTAAACGATcgaattgaaataaattaatgtattgTGTTTTTATTGTATTAGACAAGAATCTTCAATTTCAATTAAGACCTTAGCTTATCAGATACTGCATCACTTCTCCATATACCTAGTTATggtcatacatacatacatgcataacCCAACAAAGTGTAACAAAATAGTAACCAATAGACAAATTTGAATAACAAttagacaaaaataattgatcaCAAATTAACGCTCATGAGAAATAACTATCAATACTAAACACAACAACAAATGGATTGAAACAAAATCAAGTGAgcaagaaaaaaagtaaaaagtgataaaagagaaatatatataaatatcaagttAGTGCCGATCAAGTTTACTAAATCCCAACCCCaaacaataataatttcataaaaaaaaccaaatatacTATAACTCCAAAAAACCAATTAAATCCATTATCATTTagtctttgatatttaaaatacttacAAGCTACTTTTGTCAAAGATCACAAGCTAAACACAACAAAAGCAAGCTTAACGTTCATCCATTTACAAATCTAGGAACTTTGCATTTCgtattttctaaataattttgtctttgagatatttgtaatattaaacTTGAAGTTCATTCATATTACTAGTATCAATACCAATaattcttttttcataaaatattttttcttgccCTTCCATTATTCTTTCTAGTTTTACCTTCTCCTTAACTCATTATGCCTTCTCCCTAGCCAGGTCTACTTTATCTCTTTCCAATCTTAACATCTCATTCGTTTGTTCAACTAATGTCATTTTGGATTGTGTTATCTTTTTAGTCATTTCCCTCAACATATTTTTTACTTCCTCAACCGAAGCTTTTGTTACAtttgatttatcttttctttcacGTTGTTTTGCAGCATCTCTTTCCATTGGTCATTCTAATGCAGGTTCGTTGTTTCGGACATCAATATCAGACAAGTTCATCGAATCAGGAGTAGATGGTGATGATGTTGTTGGACTTGTATTTTgaagaattttggaatttttttttcccgaGAAAGTAGAGCAAAATTTTGGTGCATGCCACAACTCCTACCAACAATGTAGAAATGTGAAGACAAACTTTTATAGGCTCTTGTATATCTCAACTAATCTAATAAGTTAAAAACAATATTAATAACAATGACTATATATTaacatgatattaataattaacaacAAAAGAATAACCGATGAATTTATCTTATTGTGTTATGTTGCTCTACTTTGATTTTTGTCATCTATTTAGTTATAGTATTCTTGAAATTTGCTTACTACAAGTTGGATTATAAACTAGTGATGCATCAATGAATTAGGAGTTCGATTAGATTCAAATTctttatatttatgaaaataagcaTGAATCCTTAATTTcccaatatttttgtttcatttgatcGTTATCATGTATAGCATTCGAATTAATATTTAGCCATGCTAAAACAAGTATGAATCCTCTTGTATTGAGAAATGTTTTGTTCGTATCTTTCTTTGAGTACTGAGTTGGGATGAATCAAGTTGAAATAGAGCAATCACCACATTCACACTCACCTTAAATATTTTAGTCATTGTTGAGTAAATTTGTGCaataatattcattattatCCCTTTCCATAACAA
The sequence above is a segment of the Diospyros lotus cultivar Yz01 chromosome 7, ASM1463336v1, whole genome shotgun sequence genome. Coding sequences within it:
- the LOC127805841 gene encoding uncharacterized protein LOC127805841 — its product is MATLTAGILLKLLQSMNSAARVTGDHRSPLLQVIGIVPALSGSSGEDLWPNHGFFVQLSDSIHSTYVSLSDRDIDLILSNRLQLGQFVYVDRFVFDSPVPRASGLRPIAGRHPFVGTPEPLVARISASSREFVIQPVLDSDPATDPIAALLTKKVKEAEIDCEEKKNEVKKYSARRVLAPRDNVQKEEEVNLKVSEKPQRFSSPAASRKKNLPAIERDQSPAGKTKRSSSPVPSKCVVPSLVAAREENRRTSREPAIVVPSRYRQPSPTGRKQPSPNGRRMSLSPARRLSSGIKVSPILAAVDSANKKKMVPPAAGISKVSEALVASGKGMRKSWADEPPSTESETASTEQKEKGSTKNKPDLQAILRTQAAISRRLSDVDVQKCSKDDSETSEKGKSSLTKGGALVPDMPTCPAPRITFHEKKWSDGSISLDAVSTSLANLGKEAMHRKALASTAAAEALEEAIATDSIIRSLSMFSDLCSSAKAGNPLPTIDRFMSIYDEIVKSTATVESIAVNHNSASPNKNTLTEHSRSSYLWVEAALATDLEIVSLLNNQIIEPQPTLQKSSSSKRHSLNAASRNHTSVPPSLPMDATKMWTRGHGMNETIKLAMNLQSEMQMWFIQFVEEALDAGFRVLGKYSPDGGLDCAPIAAALSQLKRVNDWFDRVASKQDEVLTGKIEQLKRKIYEFVIQNVGTTVNNSMPVASS